A window from Variovorax sp. PBL-E5 encodes these proteins:
- the fghA gene encoding S-formylglutathione hydrolase, protein MTDNTLKTTSEHRCFGGVQSFHEHASREIGLPMRFSVFLPPQAQVGPVPALMYLAGLTCNEETFMVKAGAQRLAAELGLALVAPDTSPRGAQAEGIEGATASWDFGIGAGFYLDATEAPWRSHWRMESWLMHELLPLVAQAFAIDAGRIGLFGHSMGGHGALTLALRHPGRFQSLSALAPICAPTQCPWGEKAFGGYLGTDRGAWLAHDASALMQSQTAAPYPAGILIDQGLADKFLAEQLHPQRFEAACRAAGQPLTLRRHEGYDHGYYFIQSFIADHLSHHGRLLRS, encoded by the coding sequence ATGACCGACAACACCCTGAAGACGACGTCCGAACACCGCTGCTTCGGCGGCGTGCAGAGCTTCCATGAACATGCCTCGCGCGAGATCGGTCTGCCGATGCGCTTCTCGGTGTTCCTGCCGCCGCAAGCGCAAGTGGGCCCGGTGCCCGCGCTGATGTACCTCGCGGGCCTGACCTGCAACGAGGAAACCTTCATGGTCAAGGCCGGCGCCCAGCGCCTGGCCGCCGAACTCGGCCTGGCGCTCGTCGCGCCCGACACCAGTCCGCGCGGCGCGCAGGCCGAAGGCATCGAGGGCGCGACGGCGAGCTGGGACTTCGGCATCGGCGCCGGCTTCTACCTGGACGCGACCGAGGCGCCGTGGCGCAGCCACTGGCGCATGGAAAGCTGGCTCATGCATGAGCTGCTGCCGCTCGTCGCGCAGGCCTTTGCCATCGATGCCGGGCGCATCGGTCTCTTCGGCCATTCGATGGGCGGCCACGGCGCGCTCACGCTGGCGCTGCGGCATCCGGGGCGCTTCCAATCGCTCTCGGCGCTGGCGCCGATCTGCGCGCCAACGCAATGCCCGTGGGGCGAGAAGGCCTTCGGCGGCTACCTCGGCACCGACCGCGGCGCCTGGCTCGCGCACGATGCCAGCGCGCTGATGCAATCGCAGACCGCCGCGCCCTACCCGGCCGGCATCCTGATCGACCAGGGCCTGGCCGACAAATTCCTCGCCGAGCAATTGCATCCGCAGCGCTTCGAGGCCGCCTGCCGCGCGGCCGGCCAGCCGCTCACGCTGCGCCGGCACGAAGGCTACGACCACGGCTACTACTTCATCCAGAGCTTCATCGCCGATCACCTGTCGCACCACGGCAGGCTGCTGCGGAGCTGA
- a CDS encoding MarR family winged helix-turn-helix transcriptional regulator has product MPANRAPAPVFRRLLSYEVNSTSDALRRSAALRFRREHDTSLMEWRTLALIDYLQPVTLRVLTDYSSTDKAQISRIVSALVERRMVARNAHSTDARSAQLELTALGSTTLKGLSRSAQARDRAFRSVLSEDEAAQLVTILAKLKIKALAMVAEEEKKQP; this is encoded by the coding sequence ATGCCTGCCAACCGCGCGCCCGCCCCCGTCTTTCGCCGGCTGTTGAGCTACGAGGTCAACAGCACCTCGGACGCACTGCGCCGCAGTGCCGCGCTGCGCTTTCGGCGCGAGCACGACACCAGCCTGATGGAATGGCGCACGCTGGCGCTGATCGACTACCTGCAGCCGGTGACGCTGCGCGTGCTCACCGACTACTCGAGCACCGACAAGGCGCAGATCAGCCGCATCGTGAGCGCGCTGGTCGAGCGCCGCATGGTGGCGCGCAACGCGCACAGCACCGATGCGCGCTCGGCGCAGCTCGAACTCACGGCCCTCGGCAGCACGACCCTCAAGGGCCTGTCGCGCAGCGCGCAGGCACGCGACCGGGCCTTTCGCAGCGTGCTGAGCGAGGACGAGGCGGCGCAGTTGGTCACGATCCTCGCCAAGCTCAAGATCAAGGCACTGGCGATGGTCGCCGAAGAGGAAAAGAAGCAGCCCTGA
- a CDS encoding alpha/beta fold hydrolase, with product MKTMQALRTIKAGVLEIAYAEEGPANGPPVLLMHGFPYDIHAYAEVAPLLAAAGCRVIVPYLRGYGATRFLDAATPRSGEQAALGADLLALLDALAIPRAVLAGYDWGGRAACVVAALWPERCAGLVSYNSYNIQDIARAMTPESADKEYRLWYQYYFHGERGRAGLEADRRGIARLLWKLWSPTWHFDDASFERSAAAFDHPDFVEVVIHSYRHRFGLVPGDPAYAGIEARLASQPAIAVPTITFDGADDGVRPPADASAQAHRFSGPRSHRIVPGVGHNMPQEAPRVFADAVLELIPRP from the coding sequence ATGAAGACCATGCAAGCGTTGCGCACGATCAAGGCCGGCGTGCTTGAGATCGCCTATGCCGAAGAGGGCCCGGCGAACGGCCCGCCCGTGCTGCTGATGCACGGCTTTCCCTACGACATCCATGCCTACGCCGAGGTCGCGCCCTTGCTGGCCGCGGCGGGATGCCGCGTGATCGTGCCGTACCTGCGCGGCTACGGCGCGACCCGCTTCCTCGATGCGGCGACGCCGCGTTCGGGCGAGCAGGCCGCGCTGGGCGCAGACCTGCTCGCGCTGCTGGATGCGCTCGCCATCCCGCGCGCGGTGCTGGCCGGCTACGACTGGGGCGGCCGGGCCGCCTGCGTGGTCGCGGCGCTCTGGCCCGAGCGCTGCGCGGGGCTGGTCTCGTACAACAGCTACAACATCCAGGACATCGCGCGGGCCATGACGCCCGAGTCGGCGGACAAGGAATACCGGCTCTGGTACCAGTACTACTTCCATGGCGAGCGCGGGCGCGCCGGGCTCGAAGCCGATCGGCGCGGCATCGCGCGGCTGCTGTGGAAACTCTGGTCGCCGACCTGGCACTTCGACGATGCGAGCTTCGAACGCAGCGCCGCAGCCTTCGACCACCCGGACTTCGTCGAGGTGGTGATCCACTCGTACCGCCACCGCTTCGGCCTGGTGCCGGGCGATCCCGCCTATGCCGGCATCGAGGCCAGGCTGGCATCGCAACCCGCGATCGCCGTGCCGACCATCACCTTCGACGGCGCCGACGACGGCGTGCGCCCGCCCGCCGACGCATCGGCCCAGGCGCACCGCTTCAGCGGCCCGCGCTCGCACCGCATCGTGCCCGGCGTCGGCCACAACATGCCGCAGGAAGCGCCGCGCGTCTTCGCCGATGCGGTGCTCGAACTCATTCCACGTCCATGA
- a CDS encoding aromatic ring-hydroxylating dioxygenase subunit alpha has product MNAPQDHRHIIPIRSAYELPEPIVRDELVRTGRGTAMGELLRRYWHPVGLSSDAGDTPRQIRVLGEDLILFRAGNGEPGLLHPRCAHRGASLLYGKVEEDGIRCCYHGWKFDPRGQCLEQPCEPGGGSRVGRMLQPGYPVAERYGMVWAYMGPPAKQPVLPRFEPFEQLEEGEFIEADDQSIGGGGPVIVDCNWFQHYENVVDPWHVMVLHGSFSGTQFTDAMLRAPTIRFDTTPIGVKVTSLRTLDDGSLFRRVTEACVPTWRVVPNPRVGQYARVESIGFILPIDDTHFRIYTVARVRTAGELTGFRSRQGGKLWRELTPEEHRRFPGDYEAQTSQGEITWHSHENLATSDRGIALLRRLVQQQVKTVAEGGDPAGVRFDAKDELVRFEAGNFHDPKPAQAGA; this is encoded by the coding sequence ATGAACGCACCGCAAGACCACCGCCACATCATCCCGATCCGCAGCGCCTACGAGCTGCCCGAACCGATCGTGCGCGATGAACTCGTGCGCACCGGCCGCGGCACCGCGATGGGCGAGCTGCTGCGCCGCTACTGGCATCCGGTCGGCCTGTCGAGCGACGCCGGCGACACGCCGCGCCAGATTCGCGTGCTCGGCGAGGACCTGATCCTGTTTCGCGCCGGCAACGGCGAGCCCGGCCTGCTGCATCCGCGCTGCGCGCACCGCGGCGCCTCGCTGCTCTACGGCAAGGTCGAGGAGGACGGCATCCGCTGCTGCTACCACGGCTGGAAGTTCGACCCGCGCGGCCAGTGCCTGGAGCAGCCCTGCGAGCCCGGTGGCGGCAGCCGCGTCGGCCGCATGCTGCAACCCGGCTATCCCGTGGCGGAACGCTATGGCATGGTCTGGGCCTACATGGGTCCGCCCGCGAAGCAGCCGGTGCTGCCGCGCTTCGAGCCTTTCGAGCAGCTCGAGGAGGGCGAGTTCATCGAGGCCGACGACCAGAGCATCGGCGGCGGCGGTCCGGTGATCGTCGACTGCAACTGGTTCCAGCATTACGAGAATGTGGTCGACCCGTGGCACGTGATGGTGTTGCACGGCAGCTTCTCGGGCACCCAGTTCACCGATGCGATGCTGCGCGCACCGACGATCCGCTTCGACACCACGCCGATCGGCGTGAAGGTGACTTCGCTGCGCACGCTGGACGACGGCTCCCTCTTCCGCCGCGTGACCGAGGCCTGCGTGCCGACCTGGCGCGTGGTGCCGAATCCGCGTGTCGGGCAGTACGCGCGGGTCGAGTCGATCGGCTTCATCCTGCCGATCGACGACACGCACTTTCGCATCTACACCGTGGCGCGCGTGCGCACGGCGGGCGAGCTCACGGGCTTTCGTTCGCGCCAGGGCGGCAAGCTCTGGCGCGAGCTCACGCCCGAGGAGCATCGCCGCTTCCCCGGCGACTACGAGGCGCAGACCAGCCAGGGCGAGATCACCTGGCATTCGCACGAGAACCTCGCGACCAGCGACCGCGGCATCGCGCTGCTGCGCCGGCTGGTGCAGCAGCAGGTCAAGACGGTGGCCGAGGGCGGCGACCCGGCCGGCGTGCGTTTCGATGCGAAGGACGAGCTGGTGCGCTTCGAGGCCGGCAACTTCCACGATCCGAAGCCTGCGCAGGCCGGCGCCTGA
- a CDS encoding Bug family tripartite tricarboxylate transporter substrate binding protein, whose amino-acid sequence MKQSMFSGGRRDALRFLSAAAAAGAWPAAWGQETFPAKPIRVIVPFAPGGAIDVAVRAMTEKVSLEIGQPVVVDAKPGAGTIVGADAAAKAAPDGYTVLVTTSSTTINNAGAYKKLPYDPAASFAPVTMVSLGSVMFAGPATAPYGNLKEFAAWAKAQNRPITFGSWGKGSSGHLFGELLRTRYGLNMQHVPYKGDVQALTDVRGGVLDTTFSSPVSARPLVRANYIKGLGMTGPRRSGGMPELQTFGEQGFAGFELAGYVAVYVPAGTPKPVIERLNKAFVAAIRMPEVSQRLIDQGQDPIASTPEELAEVYKRDAPQWLALMKAAGVEPE is encoded by the coding sequence GTGAAGCAATCGATGTTCTCGGGCGGCCGCAGGGATGCGCTGCGCTTTCTTTCGGCGGCGGCCGCCGCCGGCGCCTGGCCCGCCGCGTGGGGCCAGGAGACCTTCCCGGCCAAGCCGATCCGCGTGATCGTGCCCTTTGCACCCGGCGGCGCGATCGACGTGGCCGTGCGCGCGATGACCGAGAAGGTGTCCCTCGAGATCGGCCAGCCCGTGGTGGTGGATGCCAAGCCCGGCGCGGGCACCATCGTCGGCGCCGATGCCGCGGCCAAGGCGGCGCCCGACGGCTACACCGTGCTCGTGACGACCAGCAGCACCACCATCAACAATGCCGGCGCCTACAAGAAGCTGCCCTACGACCCGGCCGCGAGTTTCGCGCCGGTCACGATGGTGTCGCTCGGCAGCGTGATGTTTGCCGGGCCCGCGACAGCGCCCTACGGCAACCTCAAGGAGTTCGCAGCGTGGGCCAAGGCGCAGAACCGCCCGATCACTTTCGGCAGCTGGGGCAAGGGCTCGTCGGGTCATCTGTTCGGCGAGCTGCTGCGCACGCGCTACGGCCTGAACATGCAGCACGTGCCCTACAAGGGCGACGTGCAGGCGCTCACCGACGTGCGCGGCGGCGTGCTCGACACCACCTTCTCGAGCCCGGTCAGCGCGCGCCCGCTGGTGCGCGCCAACTACATCAAGGGCCTGGGCATGACCGGGCCGCGGCGCTCCGGCGGCATGCCCGAGTTGCAGACCTTCGGCGAACAGGGCTTCGCCGGCTTCGAGCTCGCGGGCTATGTCGCCGTCTATGTGCCGGCCGGAACTCCCAAGCCCGTGATCGAGCGCCTCAACAAGGCCTTCGTCGCCGCGATCCGCATGCCGGAGGTGTCGCAGCGGCTGATCGACCAGGGGCAGGACCCGATCGCCAGCACGCCCGAGGAACTGGCCGAGGTCTACAAGCGCGACGCGCCGCAATGGCTGGCGCTGATGAAGGCCGCCGGCGTCGAGCCGGAATAG
- the aroQ gene encoding type II 3-dehydroquinate dehydratase: protein MKKIFVLNGPNLNLLGTREPAQYGHETLADVERMCQEAGAKLGVEIECRQSNHEGQLIDWIHEAGREVAAGRMFGVVMNPGAYTHTSIALHDAIKGASVPLVELHISNVHAREEFRHHSFISPAARGIIVGFGVKGYALAIEALVRVSEAA, encoded by the coding sequence ATGAAGAAAATCTTTGTCCTCAACGGCCCCAACCTCAATCTGCTCGGCACGCGCGAGCCCGCGCAGTACGGCCACGAAACGCTGGCCGACGTCGAGCGCATGTGTCAGGAGGCGGGCGCGAAGCTCGGCGTCGAGATCGAGTGCCGGCAGTCCAACCACGAGGGCCAGCTGATCGACTGGATCCATGAAGCCGGCCGCGAGGTCGCCGCCGGCCGGATGTTCGGCGTGGTGATGAATCCCGGCGCCTACACGCACACCTCCATCGCGCTGCACGACGCGATCAAGGGCGCCAGCGTGCCGCTGGTCGAGTTGCACATCTCCAACGTGCATGCACGCGAGGAGTTTCGCCATCACTCCTTCATCTCGCCGGCGGCGCGCGGCATCATCGTCGGCTTCGGCGTCAAGGGTTATGCGCTCGCCATCGAGGCGCTGGTGCGCGTGAGCGAGGCGGCTTGA
- a CDS encoding S-(hydroxymethyl)glutathione dehydrogenase/class III alcohol dehydrogenase — MKTKAAIAWQTGQPLSIETVDLAGPRFGEVLVEIKATGICHTDYYTLSGADPEGIFPAILGHEGAGIVVDVGPGVTTLKKGDHVIPLYTPECRQCKFCLSRKTNLCQSIRSTQGKGLMPDGTSRFSLDGKPLFHYMGTSTFSNYTVAPEISLAKIREDAPFDKVCYIGCGVTTGIGAVIFTAKVEAGANVVVFGLGGIGLNVIQGAKMVGADKVIGVDLNPEREAMARKFGMTHFINPKDTENVVDAIVQLTDGGADYSFECIGNTKVMRQALECTHKGWGRSIIIGVAEAGAEISTRPFQLVTGRKWEGSAFGGARGRTDVPRIVDWYMEGKINIDDLITHTMPLEDINKGFDLMKRGESIRGVVLY; from the coding sequence ATGAAAACCAAAGCCGCCATCGCCTGGCAAACCGGCCAGCCCCTGAGCATCGAAACCGTCGACCTCGCCGGCCCCAGGTTCGGCGAAGTGCTCGTCGAGATCAAGGCCACCGGCATCTGTCACACCGACTACTACACCCTCTCCGGCGCCGACCCCGAAGGCATCTTCCCCGCCATCCTCGGCCACGAGGGCGCGGGCATCGTCGTCGACGTCGGCCCCGGCGTCACCACCCTGAAGAAGGGCGACCACGTCATCCCCCTGTACACGCCCGAATGCCGCCAGTGCAAGTTCTGCCTCTCGCGCAAGACCAACCTGTGCCAGTCCATCCGCAGCACCCAGGGCAAGGGCCTGATGCCCGACGGCACCAGCCGCTTCAGCCTGGACGGCAAGCCGCTCTTTCACTACATGGGCACTTCCACCTTCAGCAACTACACGGTGGCCCCGGAAATCTCGCTGGCCAAGATCCGCGAGGACGCGCCCTTCGACAAGGTCTGCTACATCGGCTGCGGCGTGACCACCGGCATCGGCGCGGTGATCTTCACGGCCAAGGTGGAGGCCGGCGCCAACGTGGTCGTCTTCGGCCTGGGCGGGATCGGCCTGAACGTGATCCAGGGCGCAAAGATGGTGGGCGCGGACAAGGTCATCGGCGTGGACCTGAACCCCGAACGCGAGGCGATGGCGCGCAAGTTCGGCATGACGCACTTCATCAACCCGAAGGACACGGAGAACGTGGTGGACGCGATCGTGCAACTGACCGATGGCGGCGCCGACTACAGCTTCGAGTGCATCGGCAACACGAAGGTGATGCGCCAGGCGCTGGAGTGCACGCACAAGGGCTGGGGGCGCAGCATCATCATCGGGGTGGCGGAGGCGGGCGCGGAGATCAGCACGCGGCCGTTCCAGCTGGTGACGGGGCGCAAGTGGGAAGGCTCGGCCTTCGGCGGGGCGCGCGGGCGCACGGATGTGCCCAGGATCGTGGACTGGTACATGGAGGGCAAGATCAACATCGACGACCTGATCACGCACACCATGCCGCTGGAAGACATCAACAAAGGCTTCGACCTGATGAAGCGGGGTGAGTCCATTCGCGGCGTGGTTCTGTACTGA